Proteins encoded together in one Tenuifilum sp. 4138str window:
- the pssA gene encoding CDP-diacylglycerol--serine O-phosphatidyltransferase, giving the protein MNRITRVIRHIPNGITLLNLFSGSLSIVAAFEGRLELAGLLIIISGVLDFLDGFTARLIGAYTQLGKELDSLSDVVSFGVAPAVILYHMLRQSIGISDCHGIFEGHFVLVIPFLVAVFSSLRLGLFNIDERQTSSFIGLPTPANAFLIIGLVFGANSSWSGLFNPIVGSPVVLIVLAIISSFLMVCELPMFSLKIKSLKPSVAYKQLTFLAGAVVFIAIFQKAALSIIIAWYIVLSTIYYLWDKLINKDFQS; this is encoded by the coding sequence ATGAACAGAATAACCCGCGTTATAAGACATATTCCCAATGGAATTACTCTGCTAAACCTATTTTCGGGTAGCCTTTCAATTGTGGCAGCATTCGAAGGTCGACTGGAACTTGCTGGTTTGCTCATCATAATTTCCGGTGTTCTTGATTTCCTGGATGGTTTTACGGCAAGGTTGATTGGTGCTTATACCCAGCTAGGCAAGGAACTTGACTCGCTTTCGGATGTGGTTAGCTTTGGGGTTGCGCCAGCCGTAATTCTTTATCACATGCTTCGCCAGAGCATTGGAATTAGTGATTGTCATGGCATTTTTGAGGGGCACTTTGTATTAGTAATTCCTTTTCTTGTGGCTGTATTTTCATCGCTTCGTCTTGGTTTATTCAATATTGATGAGCGACAAACAAGTTCGTTTATTGGATTGCCAACACCAGCAAATGCTTTTCTGATAATTGGATTGGTTTTTGGCGCAAACAGTAGCTGGAGTGGTTTGTTTAACCCAATTGTTGGTTCGCCAGTAGTCCTGATTGTTCTAGCAATTATATCCTCGTTTTTGATGGTTTGTGAATTACCCATGTTCTCACTTAAAATCAAGTCGTTAAAACCATCGGTAGCCTACAAACAGCTTACCTTTCTAGCTGGAGCTGTTGTATTTATTGCCATTTTTCAAAAGGCAGCACTTTCAATTATCATTGCTTGGTATATCGTTCTATCAACTATCTACTATTTATGGGATAAGTTGATAAATAAAGATTTTCAGAGCTGA
- a CDS encoding chorismate mutase, with protein MEPRIEISPLTEWGLNLNYPLIIAGPCSAESEEQVLTAAHALARNGNVRVFRAGIWKPRTRPGGFEGAGEKGLQWLKRVKDETGLAVATEVAMPQHLELALKYGIDMVWVGARTTTNPFLVEQLASVLAGTSIPVLVKNPITPDLELWIGTLERLWRSGITRLAAIHRGFHPYERSRLRNIPKWELAIDLKSRIPSLPIICDPSHIAGAANLVPEIAQHALDLSMDGLMVEVHPNPAIALSDARQQLTPDAFTNMLSELTFHQNTSVNNEFANFLEQVRNKIDSIDQQIIELLANRMRLVEQIGEYKRTNNVTIFQLRRWEKILESRIECGKRLGLDEEYIKSLLQLVHKESIKKQAEILRGNRLTNGE; from the coding sequence TTGGAACCCAGAATTGAAATATCGCCCTTAACCGAGTGGGGATTAAACCTAAATTACCCCCTAATTATTGCCGGGCCATGCAGTGCCGAGAGCGAGGAGCAGGTGCTTACAGCGGCCCATGCGCTTGCCCGCAATGGGAACGTTAGGGTTTTCCGTGCTGGTATATGGAAACCACGAACCCGCCCGGGAGGCTTTGAGGGTGCCGGCGAAAAGGGTTTGCAGTGGCTTAAACGTGTAAAAGATGAAACTGGCTTGGCCGTTGCCACAGAGGTGGCTATGCCTCAGCACTTGGAACTGGCACTTAAGTATGGAATTGATATGGTTTGGGTGGGTGCACGCACAACCACAAACCCATTTCTGGTTGAGCAGCTGGCCTCGGTACTTGCCGGAACCAGCATCCCGGTACTGGTAAAAAATCCCATTACTCCTGACCTTGAACTATGGATTGGAACCCTTGAACGCCTTTGGCGTTCAGGCATCACACGCCTAGCTGCCATACACAGGGGTTTTCATCCATACGAACGTTCACGCTTACGCAACATCCCCAAGTGGGAGCTTGCCATCGACCTTAAAAGTCGTATACCCAGCCTACCCATTATTTGCGATCCCAGCCATATTGCAGGAGCGGCTAACCTTGTACCCGAAATTGCTCAGCATGCACTCGACCTGTCCATGGATGGGCTAATGGTCGAGGTTCACCCCAACCCAGCAATTGCCCTTAGCGATGCCCGTCAGCAGCTTACTCCCGATGCCTTTACAAATATGCTTTCGGAATTAACTTTCCATCAGAACACATCGGTTAATAACGAGTTTGCCAACTTCCTTGAACAGGTTCGCAACAAGATAGACTCCATTGACCAGCAAATTATTGAATTGTTAGCTAACCGTATGCGGCTGGTTGAGCAGATTGGTGAGTATAAACGGACTAATAACGTTACAATTTTTCAGCTACGCAGGTGGGAAAAAATTCTTGAGTCGCGCATTGAGTGCGGGAAGCGTTTGGGGCTCGATGAAGAGTATATAAAAAGCCTGCTTCAGCTGGTTCACAAGGAATCCATAAAGAAACAGGCCGAAATATTACGTGGCAACCGTTTAACCAACGGCGAGTAA
- the purS gene encoding phosphoribosylformylglycinamidine synthase subunit PurS, whose protein sequence is MKFLAEINVMPLKALLDPQGKAVNATLHGIGFKEVSNVRIGKHINLEIEAANREVAMEKVTEICSKVLSNPVMEGYDFKLTEITE, encoded by the coding sequence ATGAAGTTTTTAGCAGAAATCAATGTGATGCCGCTTAAGGCTCTGCTCGACCCCCAGGGGAAGGCAGTTAATGCAACCCTACATGGGATTGGGTTCAAGGAAGTATCCAATGTTCGAATTGGGAAGCACATCAACCTTGAAATTGAAGCAGCAAACCGTGAGGTGGCCATGGAAAAGGTAACCGAAATATGCTCAAAGGTGCTCTCGAACCCAGTAATGGAAGGGTACGATTTTAAGCTAACCGAGATAACCGAATAG